In one uncultured Methanobrevibacter sp. genomic region, the following are encoded:
- a CDS encoding preprotein translocase subunit Sec61beta — protein sequence MAKKDNKISMPQTGAGLVRYFDEESLGPKLSPEHVLVATVILAIFCFVLRYSA from the coding sequence ATGGCAAAAAAAGATAATAAGATTTCTATGCCTCAAACTGGTGCAGGTTTAGTAAGATACTTTGATGAAGAAAGTTTAGGTCCAAAACTTTCACCTGAGCACGTACTTGTTGCTACTGTTATTTTAGCAATATTCTGTTTTGTTTTAAGGTACTCAGCTTAA
- a CDS encoding DNA glycosylase — protein sequence MIIKSPIDLELTQLSGQTSQPPWTESCGTFSNIVNVNDNPVIFNVRQSGEFFDFDFEGNISKKEAISKLRYIYDLDFDLDKFYKYLDSHGELAEMSKFCNGLRLFLAHDPFECVVSSICSANNSIKRWTNSISQIKEKWGNRHGNYYTFPKSNDLLNVYLDDEDEFNSSNIQDISMCNNNLKNCGVGYRAPYMRMASEMFADGIDINEIFKMSYDEAFETVLEVPGVGPKVADCILLYGFNFRQAFPSDVWIKRIVSHLYFDGKDISVAKVREFGMEEFGKNAGYVQLYMFHYARMSGLMKKLK from the coding sequence ATGATTATTAAATCCCCGATTGATTTGGAATTGACTCAATTGTCAGGCCAGACTTCACAGCCTCCATGGACAGAATCCTGCGGTACTTTTTCTAATATCGTTAATGTTAATGATAATCCTGTTATTTTTAATGTAAGACAATCCGGTGAATTTTTTGACTTTGATTTTGAAGGCAATATCTCTAAAAAAGAAGCTATTTCTAAATTAAGATACATTTATGATTTGGATTTTGATTTGGATAAATTCTATAAATATTTGGACAGTCATGGCGAACTTGCAGAAATGTCCAAATTCTGCAATGGATTGAGGCTTTTTTTGGCACATGATCCTTTTGAATGTGTTGTCTCGTCAATTTGTTCTGCAAATAATTCAATCAAAAGATGGACCAATTCGATTTCTCAGATAAAAGAGAAGTGGGGAAATCGGCACGGCAATTACTATACTTTTCCTAAAAGCAACGATTTATTAAATGTATACTTGGATGATGAAGATGAATTTAATTCATCAAATATTCAAGATATTTCAATGTGCAATAATAATCTTAAAAATTGCGGCGTTGGATATAGAGCACCTTACATGAGAATGGCATCCGAGATGTTTGCTGATGGAATTGACATTAATGAAATATTCAAAATGAGCTATGATGAGGCCTTTGAAACAGTTCTGGAAGTTCCTGGTGTAGGTCCGAAAGTGGCTGACTGCATATTGCTTTACGGATTCAACTTTAGGCAAGCTTTCCCCTCAGATGTATGGATAAAACGTATTGTTTCCCATTTGTATTTTGATGGAAAGGATATAAGCGTTGCCAAGGTTCGTGAATTTGGAATGGAAGAGTTCGGCAAAAATGCAGGTTATGTCCAGCTTTACATGTTCCACTATGCAAGAATGAGCGGTCTGATGAAAAAATTGAAATGA
- a CDS encoding type II toxin-antitoxin system RelE/ParE family toxin, giving the protein MTSKSSNRIFVSKEYREFLDELKLSNPKLYERLCDKIREIRSNPFKSKFKNLKNTDGYRRARLGKFRIVYFVEGNKILITRIGLRLHVYKRNYTVNNFTINEFY; this is encoded by the coding sequence GTGACTTCGAAGAGCTCAAATAGAATTTTCGTTTCTAAAGAGTATAGGGAATTTTTAGATGAATTAAAATTATCTAATCCTAAACTTTATGAACGATTATGTGATAAAATACGAGAAATTCGTTCTAATCCTTTTAAAAGCAAATTTAAGAATTTAAAAAATACTGATGGGTATAGGCGTGCAAGATTGGGAAAATTTCGTATTGTTTATTTTGTTGAAGGAAATAAAATTCTTATAACTCGTATTGGTCTTAGATTACATGTTTATAAAAGGAATTATACGGTTAACAATTTCACTATCAATGAATTTTATTAA
- the hisF gene encoding imidazole glycerol phosphate synthase subunit HisF gives MLTKRIIPCLDCDLQVPEGRVVKGVEFKEIKYAGNPVDLATRYYEEGADEIVVLDITASHERRATMADVIDRLTENVFMPICVGGGIRKVDDYIKMLRAGADKCSTNTAAIKNPELLTEASKVVGSQAVVIGIDAKRRYVDHPDDVPDKTVIETDKGYCWFDSSIYGGREFTGIDAIQWAVECQERGAGEILLTSMDGDGTQNGYDIELNKTINDAVDIPVIASGGVGEPKHILEVFQKTDVSAALAASIFHFNQYSIPTVKEYLNKNNVAVRL, from the coding sequence ATGTTAACTAAACGAATTATTCCTTGCTTAGATTGTGATTTGCAGGTTCCTGAAGGCAGAGTTGTTAAGGGTGTTGAGTTTAAAGAGATTAAATATGCCGGCAATCCGGTTGACCTTGCAACACGTTATTACGAAGAAGGAGCCGATGAAATTGTTGTTTTAGACATTACTGCTTCTCATGAACGAAGAGCTACAATGGCAGATGTAATTGACAGATTAACAGAAAACGTATTCATGCCGATTTGTGTAGGCGGAGGAATAAGGAAAGTTGATGATTACATTAAGATGCTTAGAGCCGGCGCAGATAAATGCTCAACAAACACTGCAGCCATTAAAAATCCGGAATTACTGACTGAAGCTTCCAAAGTCGTAGGTTCACAGGCTGTCGTCATTGGTATAGATGCAAAAAGAAGATATGTTGACCATCCTGACGACGTTCCTGACAAAACTGTTATAGAAACTGATAAGGGATACTGCTGGTTTGATTCAAGCATTTACGGGGGACGTGAATTTACAGGAATAGATGCGATTCAATGGGCTGTAGAATGTCAGGAACGTGGTGCAGGTGAGATTCTTCTGACCAGTATGGACGGGGATGGAACTCAAAACGGATATGATATTGAACTGAATAAAACAATCAATGATGCAGTTGACATTCCGGTAATTGCCAGCGGTGGTGTCGGAGAACCAAAGCATATTCTTGAAGTATTTCAAAAAACCGATGTTTCAGCAGCTCTTGCAGCCAGTATATTTCATTTTAACCAATATTCAATTCCTACAGTTAAAGAATATTTGAACAAAAATAATGTAGCTGTTCGATTATGA